The following DNA comes from Tunturibacter psychrotolerans.
GGTGAAAACGGTGCCTGCGGCCTCTAAAACCGCGCGGCTTACGAAGTTTTCAGAGGCAATCATCTCGAGGCCTTCGTGCTGGCGCTTTATCTCGTTTTGAATCTGTGCGGCAATCTCGGGGTCGGCGGTGGCCAGCGGGGCATTCAGGTCGATGGGCATGGGGTTATTTTATGTCACTGTTTTTGGATTTTTTTTGTGGGTGGTGTTGGGTGGCTGGTTTCGTGGTTTTACGGTGTTTTGAGGGGCGTTTTGGAAAAAGAGGGCGTTTGGGTGTGGTGTTTTGATGGTGAGTTTGTGGTGGAATGCGTGGTTGATGTGGTGGCGAAGCAATGAACTTTTTGGCGTCAAAAAATGCGCCATGATTTTGAACTTTATTTTCAGCCGGTGTTATGTCTCGAGTGGTTGGTTGCCCTGGAAAACTCTATAATTTTTGCGGGTTTTGGATTTGATTTCGATTCTGAACAAATAAGGTTTTTGGGCGGGCATCCATTCGTCTGTCGTTGGCGTTCTTATATTCAGCAAGGGTTTAAATAGACAGAAGAGGAAAGGATCAGTATGCAGACCTTATATATTGGAATCGCGTTTTCGACGATGGTGATTCTTCCGCTTCTTGTCGCCAAGTGGAACGGGACCCGCAACGAAGACTTCCGCGCCTTTATGCGCAGAGTAGAGTAGCTGGTTTCGTGCAGTGAAAAACTGATGTTCAGGAAGCCCCGAATGAGAGACGAGGTGGTTCTCTCATTCGGGGCTTTTCTGTGCGCTCGTGAAGCGCCGGACCTAGTTCTGGGTTAAGGTCGCCAGCGCAGTGGAGTGGGCCTGTGCCTTTGCAAAAGCTGACTTCATCATCAGCGCCGCCTTGGACGGGAGGCAGTGGCACACGGATTCGCTTGAGTCGCTGTGCCGGGGCGGGGTTTGGGCACCGATGGCTACTACGACTAGAAAGACGGCTATGAAGATGGCGAGACGCCGGGTGGCGTGATCGTCGGACGGACGATACGGAGGCTGTGTCATGGGATGACCCTCTGAGAGGAGTATACGAAGGTTGGGTGGTTGGGGTTCCATAATATTTTGAGAATCTGATGAGGAGCAATGTCGGTTCGTTTGGAAGAGGAAAATCGTGCTGTTGCCGTGAGTTTCGATGAAACACGAAGAAGTCATGTAGAATCGCGGGCGCAACCGGTAGACGTGCCACGCGTCCCCTAAGTGCTTCTGTACACAGTGCAACGCCATAGGATTTTCCTGTAAGGAGAAGTCATGGAGCGTTCCAGCATTTGTCTCACAGCCCCAGCCGCAATCCTCCTCGCCGGGTTTCTAACCGGCTGCCAGCCGCAAAAAGCCCCTGAAGAGGCTCGTGCACCGCCACCAGCCCGTCCAGCGGCTGCCCAGATCGCAGGTACCCCCTCCGGTACAGTGATGACGCCGGAGTATGTCGCTGCTGTGGGACGATTTGCCTACATCTGGGGCTGGCCGCTGGTGAACAATCTCAACCGAGCTCTTGGCGTCAAAGATCTTCCCGGCCCGGGCCGCGTCGGCGGAGTCGTTCCCGCGGCCCCTCCCGGCCGCATCTCCATGCTTACCGACTACATCAGCGCCGAGGAACGCTTCGTCACCTGTCCCAACCAGGACACCGTCTACGGCGCCGGTTTCCAACACGTCGATACCATTCCAGTCGTTGTTCAGGTGCCCGACTTCGGCGGTCGATTCTTCACCTATCAGATTGCAGACGCCCGTACGAACTCCTTCGGCAATATTGGAAAGCAGTACGGAACCAAATCCGGCTTCTATCTCGTGGTCGGTCCCAACTGGAGGGGCAGCGTCCCGCACGGCATAACCGGAGTTCTGCAGTCGCCAACTGATCTCGTCGCTATCTTCCCCCGTGTCTTTCAGGACGACACCCCCGAGGACAAAGCTGCGATCCAGCCGCTTCTTAACCAGATCGTCGTCTACCCGCTCTCCGAGTTCGATGGAAAGATGAAGACGATGGACTGGAAGAGCACACCTTCCTTTCCTGCTCCTCCATCGACCGGCGGCGAGACGAAGTGGGTGGTCCCGGAAAAATTCTTCGATGAGCTTGCTGTCATCCTCAAACAGGTTCCACCGATGCCCGGCGAAGAATCTCTCTACGCCAACTTCCAGTCTGTCCTGGACGCGGCAGCAAAAGATCCGAAGCTGAAGCAGACTCTGACGCAGACTGCGGTTGCCGCGGAGAAAGATCTCGTTAGTCCGCTGTTCGACTTCCACATGAACGGACGCCCAATCGGCAATGGCTGGAACTCACCTTCCAACGGAGCCAACTGGGGTTATGACTATCTCTCGCGCACGGCGACCGCAAGATCGAACATGTACGACAACGCGCCGCAGGAGACCCGCTATATCTACACGGACTTCGACTCCAGCGGCCAGCGGCTCAACGGTGCTCATGGTTACACCGTCACCTTCCCAGCGGGACAAACACCGCCTGTTGACGGCTTCTGGTCGCTCACGCTCTATAACAAGGAACATCTCTTCTCGCCGAACTCGCTCGGCCGCTTCTCGCTTGGAACGAAGAGCAAGTCGATGAAGCAGAACCCTGACGGTTCGCTTACCATCTACGTCCAGAACGCGTCACCCGGTGCTGATAAGCAGGACAACTGGATTCCCGCGCCGAAGGATAACTTCTCTCTTTACATCCGTGCTTATTGGCCTAAAGAAGAGATCACGAGCGGGAAGTGGATTCCGCCGCTCGTGAAAACGGCTCACTGATTCTGTAACTCTCGATGTCATCCACACTCATTGGAGAAAGGACATCATGAATTCCCATCGCGTGCCACTCGTTCTTGCAGCCAGCGTTCTCGCCTCGTCACTTACCGCATGCGAACAGAAGAACGTAGGAGCTCCCGTGAACACCTCCACTCAAAGCAACACACCCGCCACTGACCTCCTCCACTCCCGCGCCGTCGAGGCCGTGATCTGGGGAATGCCCGCCGTCAACTACGATCTGATGTATCAGGCTATGGTCAATCAGGCCCACGGCGGCTTCAACCAGATCGTCTACTGGTCGAAGCTCTCGACGTGGAAGAACCAGACCCTGACTCCCAATCCCGACGCCATCTACATCATGCCGTTCTTCAACACGAAGGAGGTCGGTCCCATGGTGCTCGAGATTCCTCCCGCCGACAACGGCACCATCGTCGGTTCCATCGACGACTGCTGGCAGACCGCAATCGAAGACGTCGGCCCCGCCGGTGTCGACAAGGGCAAGGGCGGCAAATACCTGATCCTGCCGCCAGACTACAAAGGCAAGCCGCCAGCCGGATACTTCCCCATGCCCGCTTCCACCTATAAGAGCTACGCTCTTCTTCGCTCCAACCCCAAGAGCGGCAGCGAGGCTGATATTGCCAGTGCCGTCGACTACGCCAAACGCATCAAGATCTACCCGCTTTCGCAGGCCGCGCATCCACCCGAAACCAAGTGGAACGACGCCATAGACGTCGTCTTCGACTCCACCATCCCCTATGACGACCGCTTCTTTCAATCGCTCAATCGCGTCGTCCAGATCGAACCCTGGATCGAGCGCGACCGTGGCATGATCGATCAGCTCAAGACCATCGGGATCGAGAAGGGCAAGCCTTTCAACCCCGACGCAGCCACAACCCAGACCTTCAAATCCGCTGCGGCTGATGCCCACGTGTGGCTCGCCTCCGAGTACGAGAAGGCCTACACAACGCCCTTTTATCCCGGCACACATTGGGCTTTTCCCGTCTCGCCGGACATGGCGAAGTCGGTTCAGGCGAACTACAGTATCCCCAACATCTATCCCGTCGACGCTCGCGGCACCACGTACAGCTTTGTCTTCTTCAGCGCCAAGCATCTCGGCGCCGGACAGTTCTACCTTTTGGCCATCAAAGACAAGAACGACCAGCGCTTCAACGGAGCCTCGACCTACAAGCTCACCCTTCCACCCAATCCTCCGGTCAAGCAGTACTGGTCGGTCACTGTCTACGACGGCGAAACCCACGCCTTCTTCCACAACGTTCCGCGACAAAGCGCTTCCTCGCAGAATCCCGGACTACAAAAGAATCCCGATGGCTCTGTGGATGTTTACTTTGGGCCAAAGGCTCCGGCCGGCAAAGAGAGCAACTGGGTTCCCACTGACCCGAACCGTGGATTCGAGCTTCTGTTCCGCGCCTATGGTCCCACCGACGCCTTCTTCCAGAAGACCTGGGCATTGCCCGATGTTGAAAAGCAGTGACGCGTCGAGAGGCGCAGAAGAGCCTTATCACTTCCGATAAGCCGAACTTATCGGGGCTGACAGCGCATGGTTGTGACACAACTCATTGACCGTGGTTCCCATCTACACCAGAGATAGCACGTGGGGTGGACCCTGATTCGAATCCCCGATCTTCCTACCCCTGGTGGTATCCGGCCCATGAACACTCTCTTCCTGAAGCAGCTTCGCATTCAATTTGTTTTTTTCCTTCTGCTGGCCTGGATGTTGCAAACGGCCGCACAAGCTGACCCAGTTCCTGCGCGCACGGTGGCAGGCACGATTCACGGCTTCCTTGAACTGCGCTCCGAGGATGGACAAGTGGTCGCTTCAGGGGACAGCGTTCAGACTGTGCGGGGCAACCGCGTTACGTCGCGAACGATCTTCCGTTTCAAGGATGGCTCGACTGACGACGAGACGACGGTCTCCACGCAACGCCATACGATCCAACTGATCAGCGACCACCACATCCAGAAAGGGCCTTCTTTTCCTCATCCGATGGATATGATGGTTGACGTCCAAACGGGGCAGGTCACGGTGCGTACCACGGGGAAGGATGGGAAGGAAGAGGTGAAGACCGATCATCTCGATGTGCCAGCGGATCTGTCGAATGGATTGGTTCCGGTAGTGCTCCAAAATCTGACATCGACCTCTCCTGTGACGACCCTCACTATGGTGGTTGCCACACCGAAGCCGAGGCTGGTGAAACTCTTGATCTCCAACGTGGGGGACGATAAATGCTTTGTTGCCGGCGCTTCGCGGAAGGCGATCCACTATGACATCAAGATCGACCTTGGTGGAGTCGCGGGCGTGGTGGCGCCGATCATCGGTAAGGCGCCTCCTAATATTCAGATATGGACTATCGGCGGCGAGGCCACAACGTTTGCGCGAGAAGTAGGGCCTCTCTACGCAGAGGGACCCTTGATGACGATCCAGCTGGCCAGTCCGACTTGGCCGGATGCGGCGAAGTCTGCCCGTTAGCTTTGGTGGGCGCATGTTGGAGATGACAGGATGAGAAGCAGGTTCCTCCACTCCACTTCGCGCCCTGATCAGAGTGACAGGTGTTGGAAATCCTGTTGCTCCTCCCTGTAGTTGGACGAATTCGATGTCAGCGTTAGCGTGAGCTGCCGATCGCTTTGGAAGCGGCACCGGCGGGTCGGGACCATGCCGCGAATCCGAGTGCGGCGATGTAGACATAGCAGACCGCAGGGATCAGGAACGATAGCTGTAATCCGACTTGGTCTGCGAGTCTTCCGGTAGCCAAGGGGATTAGAGCACCGCCTACGATGGCGGCGATCATGACGCTTGACCCCTTGCTTGTCAGGTGGCCTAAGCCTTGTATTCCAAGGGTGAAGATCGAAGGAAACATGGTGGAGTTGCAGAAGCCGACGGCAAGAAGAGCGAACATGGCGAGGTGACCGTGGGTAGCGACTGCCGTGATCACGAGAACGAGAGCTGCAAAGGCTGAAAACCCAAGGAGACGGCCTGTGGAGAGACGTGTCAGCGCAGCGGAGCCGATGAATCGTCCGACCATTGCTCCGCCCCAATAGACCATGAGGTAGTTTGCGGCGTCTGCGGCGTGCAGGTTGGCGATAGTGGGAAGGCCCATGAAGTTGACGAGGAGACTTCCGATGGAAACTTCCGCTCCGACGTAGGTGAAGATTCCTAAAGCTCCTGCCCAGAGCCATTTGTGTCTCCAGATACTGTCGTTACTGGCGGCTGCGTACTCACTGGGACGAAAGTCACGAGTCGCTTCTGCGGCGGCTTGCTGCGGCTTGAGCGAGATCGAGGCTAATCCGACTGCCAAAAGGAACAATACTATCGCCATGCCGATGTAAGGCAGCCGAACGGTGGACGCTTCGGTGGCGCGGTAGAGCCGTCGTGCTGCCTCGGACATCTGGTGAAGCCGCTCGGGGGTGACCGGGTTTGCGTTGCGGAGAATGAATCTGGCTCCGAGGAATGGGGCGATGAAGGTTCCGACAGAGTTGAATGCCTGAGCGAGATTCAGGCGGCTGGATGCGGTCGCCGGAGGCCCGACGATGGTGACGTAAGGATTTGCGGCGACCTGGACGGTTGTCATGCCGGCAGCAAGGATTACGAGCGCAGCCAGGAATACGCCGAAGATGGCATAGTTTGCGGCTGGAAGAAAACCGAGTGCTCCGACGGCCATGATGAGGAGGCCACTGACCATGGCCCGCTTGTACCCGAATAGATCGACGAGCTTGCCGCCTGGATAGCTGAAGATGAAGTAGGAAGAGAAAAAGGCGAATTGGACCAGCATCGCCTGGCCGTAGGAGAGGTCGAAGATGCTCTTCAGGTGGGGGATGATGACGTCGTTGAGGCAGGTGAGGAAACCGACCATGAAGAAAAGGGCGGTCGCGACAGACATCGCACGTACATCGGTTTTCGCTACAACCGTCTCCGAACGATTTACTGCTGAAGCTGTCTTTGCTTGCAGTCCCATTTCTCTCCCAAACATTCCCCTGAGCAGCCTGTTGAACGAGATGATACCGATTGATTTTTCTTAGAAGCGATCTGGCACGGACGAAGTATCTCAAACACTACTGGCGGAGTAAGTTCGTTGATGCTCGGCGTGACGACTGACCTCTCGTTCGACACTGCCACATCATTCATCACCGCCTCCTGAGTGTTCGTGGACACAGAAGGAACGATAGTGAATCCGACAGATGTTTAGTTGCCCTTAGGTAGCAAAAACTGATACCGAAGTCTCATCGGCGCTAGCGCGCGTTGACCGGCGCGTGAGACTGGAGGGATGGGGCCGTTTTTGTTTGCGCGAGGCGCTTGAAGGATTGGTAGATGAAGGAGCCTAGATACCAGCCGTCGAGATACTTGTAAGGGGTTTCGCCCGTGGTGTAGTGGCCGCAGGGGAGCACCTTCGAGACGTAGTCGATCTTGAGGGCGTCGAAGTTGGTTAGCACGTCTAACGAATATTTCAGCGGGAAGGTTAGGTCGTAGGTCGCGTGGACTACGAGGACTCGCTTGGGTTTGGTGGCGAAGCGGTCCATGTAGGACATGGGGCTGACGATGGAGAAGATCTCGCGGACCTGATCC
Coding sequences within:
- a CDS encoding DUF1254 domain-containing protein; its protein translation is MERSSICLTAPAAILLAGFLTGCQPQKAPEEARAPPPARPAAAQIAGTPSGTVMTPEYVAAVGRFAYIWGWPLVNNLNRALGVKDLPGPGRVGGVVPAAPPGRISMLTDYISAEERFVTCPNQDTVYGAGFQHVDTIPVVVQVPDFGGRFFTYQIADARTNSFGNIGKQYGTKSGFYLVVGPNWRGSVPHGITGVLQSPTDLVAIFPRVFQDDTPEDKAAIQPLLNQIVVYPLSEFDGKMKTMDWKSTPSFPAPPSTGGETKWVVPEKFFDELAVILKQVPPMPGEESLYANFQSVLDAAAKDPKLKQTLTQTAVAAEKDLVSPLFDFHMNGRPIGNGWNSPSNGANWGYDYLSRTATARSNMYDNAPQETRYIYTDFDSSGQRLNGAHGYTVTFPAGQTPPVDGFWSLTLYNKEHLFSPNSLGRFSLGTKSKSMKQNPDGSLTIYVQNASPGADKQDNWIPAPKDNFSLYIRAYWPKEEITSGKWIPPLVKTAH
- a CDS encoding DUF1254 domain-containing protein; protein product: MNSHRVPLVLAASVLASSLTACEQKNVGAPVNTSTQSNTPATDLLHSRAVEAVIWGMPAVNYDLMYQAMVNQAHGGFNQIVYWSKLSTWKNQTLTPNPDAIYIMPFFNTKEVGPMVLEIPPADNGTIVGSIDDCWQTAIEDVGPAGVDKGKGGKYLILPPDYKGKPPAGYFPMPASTYKSYALLRSNPKSGSEADIASAVDYAKRIKIYPLSQAAHPPETKWNDAIDVVFDSTIPYDDRFFQSLNRVVQIEPWIERDRGMIDQLKTIGIEKGKPFNPDAATTQTFKSAAADAHVWLASEYEKAYTTPFYPGTHWAFPVSPDMAKSVQANYSIPNIYPVDARGTTYSFVFFSAKHLGAGQFYLLAIKDKNDQRFNGASTYKLTLPPNPPVKQYWSVTVYDGETHAFFHNVPRQSASSQNPGLQKNPDGSVDVYFGPKAPAGKESNWVPTDPNRGFELLFRAYGPTDAFFQKTWALPDVEKQ
- a CDS encoding sugar MFS transporter, which gives rise to MGLQAKTASAVNRSETVVAKTDVRAMSVATALFFMVGFLTCLNDVIIPHLKSIFDLSYGQAMLVQFAFFSSYFIFSYPGGKLVDLFGYKRAMVSGLLIMAVGALGFLPAANYAIFGVFLAALVILAAGMTTVQVAANPYVTIVGPPATASSRLNLAQAFNSVGTFIAPFLGARFILRNANPVTPERLHQMSEAARRLYRATEASTVRLPYIGMAIVLFLLAVGLASISLKPQQAAAEATRDFRPSEYAAASNDSIWRHKWLWAGALGIFTYVGAEVSIGSLLVNFMGLPTIANLHAADAANYLMVYWGGAMVGRFIGSAALTRLSTGRLLGFSAFAALVLVITAVATHGHLAMFALLAVGFCNSTMFPSIFTLGIQGLGHLTSKGSSVMIAAIVGGALIPLATGRLADQVGLQLSFLIPAVCYVYIAALGFAAWSRPAGAASKAIGSSR